CTAAGTCATTTGTAATTGGTAGGTAGGAAATGGTTTCATTTGAAAACAGTGAAATTACGACATTggagttttatttattaaaataaataaataaataaaataagagaaatttttattcttaatttcgtaaaattattttgttattttaattaccTTTTCAATTAATAACTAAAAAGtatgttaaatttaattgttattaCTGTGTTATGTgtgaaattataattatagtaatttgatttaattaaatcttaaatttaaattagattaatttttgtttaaaaaattataaacattaaaatcGAAGGATGCTTCTTCTTACCTAATGCTTAGGTCACGAATTGTCGTCAGCAAAAATGGGGTAGTTGTCGCCCAAAGTAGAATCAAATTAATACAAAGACTTTGATTAGAATAATTTAGAAATGCTTCTTAAGACTTTGATTATAAATTAAGCGGTCAAGCAAGATTGTTTGATTTTCATGGCAGATGTGGGTTTTGTTTTTCCCCCTTTTTACCCTTaatctctttcttttttacttttttttttttttttgacatagTTAAATTAAAAGGAGATGATCACCTTGTGAAAATGAAGAAATTAATCCAACTAATTATTACCCATTATTACTAATTAATCATATTCTTcatttagaaaaagaaaaagaaaaagtagagATAGGGTAGAAATATGCAAAAAGGAAGACATCTCAATCAGCCTGCAAATCAAAGTTTCTAATTGCAATGTTGTAGAAGATTGACTTCTTATTGGAGTCCATAGGTTATGGGTGGGTCCACTTGGGAAGTATTTTAGTCATTCTTAATTACTTAATTATTCTGCATAATCTCTTTCTTCCAATGACCTAATTGTCCTTTTGTAAGACTCTTCTTCATGACCACTATAGTTATGCTTAATTCTCTGTTCagtgattttcatgagtttaaaatttttatttatatatttgttaTTTGGGAGAATATTAAATGTagtatattgaaaatttaagaaCATAATTTGCTTAGAGTTTGGAAAACTAAATTTATTagggaaataaattaaattttaaacaagAAAAGGAAATTACTTTGATAAATCCAAAATATTTAGTTGGCTATTGTTGGCCGTGTGCCACAATTTTCAACTGAGAAAACAATAGATGAAATTATTAGGAAAAGGGaacagttttttgtttttttttttttgttttgtaatTATGAGACAAAATAACGAAAGCGGCAGCATGGCCGTGTATCGTTTCCAAAGACTTTTTAAGCAAATATCCAGGAATTAGGTGGCAGCCGCCTCCAGCTTAACAGTGTACACCAAGGTGCGTCAATTCATAAATTTcctcatttattatttaaattaaaataaattataatataatctttaaaatttaacttttaatatttattagtaaataatttaatattaattttctctttattaataaaataatcattttataaatttcaatattagtcaataaaaattaaattattataaatattaaaagttaaatttaaataaataaataaattatatggagctcgaatataataaattaaattacacaaatctttttttttttcataataattcCATAAAGAAAAAAAGTGCAACGAGCACATATCACTTAGCTCATTGGCACACCCACCCATCTTATTATTCTTGCCCCCAGACTTAAATCAAACCTCATTCTCAATTAATTTGGAATTGAACCCAGCCATGACTATTGATATctccctttttctttcttttttttttttaaaaaaaaaaattcccttttccttttatgactttttttttcttttgtaatcATACCCATCAATGAATTTGGATCTACTAATATCCCTTAATTACTcatttcattaaagaaaaaaagaattaatatgGGTCCATTAAggtcaaatataaaaaattttaattttgattctcAAAATGCTACAGGACCTAAAAAAAGAGATTGTTCTTCATTTGATATCCACAATATTCAATTTTGTTCAATTATTGTTAGagagagatattttaatatctatTGAAATTAATTCTCATTCTTTTAaatgttataattaaattttatattattcaaaTATGATATATTATAAAATGCAAATGGAGAGCCACCACTTTCGAATCGTGTTGGCTCGAATTAACCTCAAGGATTGAATCAAACTCagaccaaaaaaataaaatcccaAATCGGTCGGAGCTCAACTGGAATGGAATGGGAGTTTTATGAGCAATGAGTTTGGACAAATTTATCTCTTTACGGGTTAAACATCTTTCAAATCTAAAACAATTGTTTTGTAAGATTTAGTAATAATTATGTAATCTCAAGTTGTTGGATCATCATGGTTGAAAAATGAACAAGAAGCACCACACGTGCTTACCACACTAAAGCTTTTACatatggagaaaaaaaaaattataattgaaaaacAAGTTCAAATGGATTTATAATATTGTCGATTTCCCATGCAATCAATCTAAGGAAGCAAAACCGTGTAAGATGAGCTTCCTTTTCTCAGACTCCCCACAAGACCAGCAGATGAAGCTGCAAAGAAATTTCACCTCAAAGTCAAGAATAGCCCATGAAGATTCTAAGTCTCCGGCCTCTTGTACAGGGATGACTTtggaattttttaaataaaaaattccatTTCTTCTAGAGTCAGAAGATTTCCTTCTTTTTAACCCGTTAATATTTTTACCCACAAGGAAAAAAAGCTGATTGGTCAAGTCAGCACACATCTTAACATCCCATTTCTCATTAATTTCAGCCAAAATTTGCACAGAAAATCTATatctatatctatatatatacctAGTTGAGATAAAAGCCTGGCACATATCTTCTACAGAAAAATGGCTCCAAGTAAGTTTTTTACTTGGAAATTTTTGCTTCCTGCATGTTTCAAGTCTGAGAACCCATTTCCAGAGCCAAAGATTCAAGCTTCTAATCAAATTACCTCCCAGAGATTATCTCTGTCAGATTTGAGCAACCCTGGTTCACCACTATCTGTCAGTGATCTATCAAATTCAATCTTTAACCTCCATGTTTTCACACTCAAGGAACTACAAATGGCAACCCATCAATTCTCCAGAAGTAACTTTCTTGGTGAAGGTGGATTTGGAACTGTGTACAAAGGGTTCATTTCTGACAAGCTTAGACCTGGCTTGAAGGCTCAGCCTGTGGCTGTCAAGGTCTTGGATTTGGATGGCTCTCAAGGACATAGAGAGTGGCTGGTAAGCAAGAATTATTACTACTCTTCAAATAGCAGTATCTTGTTCTGCATTTTTCTAACAACAAATTGTTTCATTTTTACAGGCTGAAGTAATCTTCCTTGGGCAGTTAAAGCATCCCCATCTTGTGAACTTGATTGGCTACTGCTGCGAGGATGAGCACAGGCTTTTGGTTTATGAATATATGGAGCGAGGCAACTTAGAGACTCAGCTATTTAAAAGTACAAACACCCTCCTCTCAGAACTTGTGCCACTGCTACAGTGATAATGCATGCAGAATTCTGAATTTTGGAGTTTATGTCATTGAAATCACATCTAAACTGTTTCTTTAATCCAATTGGATGGGATTTTTATGTTCTTGACTTTCTTGAACAATGCAGGGTACTCTGCAGCCTTGCCTTGGTTAACAAGACTAAAAATTGCAGCCGGAGCAGCAAGAGGCCTagctttcctccatggagaaGAAAAACCAGTAATATATAGAGATTTTAAGGCTTCAAATGTCCTATTAGACTCGGTAATCATTTGTTTTCTAACCATTAACTGTTTACATTTGTGGTTTATTTGTGCAGCTACCAAACCATTCAAAATCTTCATGTtacaatcaaaataaaaaaattaatccatATTTTGAtccttttgttattttttttcagGACTTTAATGCAAAGCTTTCGGATTTTGGGCTAGCAACAGATGGTCCAGAAGGAGATGACACGCATATTACAACTCGTGTTATGGGCACTGAAGGTTATGCAGCTCCTGAATACATAATGACTGGTAATGCAAGTTCATTTTTATtgccaaataattttaaaattaatcaagaaaaatctgcataattactaaaattaaggttttttttctttatcataGGTCATTTGACAGCCATGAGTGATGTATTTAGTTTTGGAGTGGTGCTTTTAGAGCTGTTAACGGGCAGGCGATCAGTGGACAAGAAGCGTCCCTGTAGAGAGCAGAACTTGGTTAAATGGGCAAGACCTTTATTGAAGGATTACCATAAGCTTGACCAGATAATGGACCCAAGGCTTGAAGGCCAATATTCAACAGAAGGTGCTAGGAAAGCAGCAGCACTGGCTTACCAATGCTTGAGCCACCACTGCAAATCTAGACCCACTATGAGCACTGTGGTCAAGACCTTGGAGTCTCTGCTAGAGCTTAATGACATACCAGTTGGACCATTTGTGTTTGTTGTTCCAACTGAAGGCAACAATAAagcaacaactgaaaaagaaattgaaaaagaaagtaaaaatgAATGCCATGAACTAAAAGATGAACataaatttgaagaaaaagaagcagcaGAAATGAAAGATAAGAATTGTAACAGGAACCAGAAGGGTCAAAGGCACAGAAGGCGAGTTAAGTCATTCAGATCTAGAGCTGTGTATTCTGATACAGCATTGTATAAGACTTCAGGCACTAGCCTATATTCTCCAAAGCGGCAGAGTAAAGCGGCAGAGAGGTATAGATAATTGGGTTTTGCTTATAGAGCATATTGTACATTGAAttagcttcttcttctttttttttttttttttaatcttgggAAAATTTCCCACCTTTTGCAATTCACCTGCAGGTGTTGTTATGATTGCAATGTGTGACTAAAGTTGCTATAATAAAACTTTTTCCATTGAATTGTGGGCATCAGATTTTGGTAATTAGTCTGCTTTCATATGGTATACATATTCAATTGGCAACTATCCAATGTGCTAATATTTCTAAGCACTAACCCAttgagaattatttttttagaaaaattactatttgaaATCTAAAATGCAAACtcactaattattttttatcttatgAAAAAATACTTTAGAAAGTTTTTTGagattttactaattaataagttttcttATATAATacaaactaaatagtaaaatgcttaataattaaaattaatatatttttaaaaattgagaaatcaaCTAACCACTTTTTCTCATATCACATGAATTATATAGTAAaattttgttttcttatttatctcataaaattatcaaatttgtTATGACTTTTCCTGAACTTGAATCGACTGCAATTGAAAGTTAAGCAAGTGCAGCTGTACCTGCATTCTTAAGAATTGTATTCATTGGATAATGAAGACCATTCATGGCCTCCACACTCCATGAGTTTCTAGGGTCAACAATTCATAGTCAAATATTCCACTTTCAGAAAGATTGGCTTGTGTCCAATATTAAGTTCAAACTACAAAAGAATGGTCATTCTTAAACTGGAAGTTTTAAATCTAAACAAACAAATCCCAAATCCCAAATCCTATGAACTAAAATGACTTGGCTCGTTTTCTATGAATAAGATCAAATCTTAGGCCTCCACCAACTCCCACTAAAACTCTGGTCAGACAACTAGGCATTGCTTGCTCCATTGGCATTGGACAGTATTTTTCAATTTCCAAAACTTAATATATCCATTGTGATAATGAAATTTGAATAATTTGGTCAAACTTGCCtatcttaaaaagaaaaaatagaggaTATTTCTTCATTATTAATGGAATTTGAATGAGATTAGGCccttccattttatttttatatcaagtttagttccaatatatataattaaaatacataataaaaaattattgatgatCGTTGGGCCTCCGACACCTGGAATAAGGCCGAATCTCCTACACCTGGAGCAAGTCAGACCTTAAAGAAGAACACAAGTTCAAAGCCCATCAGACCTCCTCAAGTTGAGCCAACCCCACGTTGCGCGTTTCAGCCCGATCACGGAAATCAGGCTGGACAGATCTCACACGTGGGCCCATCTGAAGGAAGTCTAATCCAGTAACGTGACAAGAGGTAGGAGAGCAGGCCAAGTCACCTCACAGCCCTGTTCGCATGCACGCCGaaaggaattaaatggccgtgtAGCGTGGAGAAGGATTCTAACACATACGGATCTGAAAGACAAAAACCGGTGATATTGTAACAGATAAGCAGTTAGACGTCACTGGCGAATAAAAGGGAAATTGATAAAAGGGAGATGGATAAAAGGGAGGAACGCTTTTCTGAATCTTAAAACAATTATAAGCATTGCATGATgttgatttattaatttgtgATAAATTCATAGGTGTGCAACAAGAATAACTAATTGTATTTGTaaacttcttcttcatcatcatcaatcTATTACCAGTCCAACTGCCCAAATATTGATCGTCTGAAGCCCAATATTTGATCCATTTCAATATTTGTTTCAAAGTTATTTtcgctcttttcttttctgaaatTTGGTTAGATTACTTTATGTTAAATGATTTTTCTTCTTCGTCATCAATCTATTACCAGTCCAACTGCCCAAATATTGATTGTCTGAAGCCCAATATTTGATCCATTTCAATATTTTGTTCCAAAGTTATTTtcgctcttttcttttctgaaatTTGATTAGATTACTTTAtgttaaatgattttatttttaattttattaattgcttATGTCTATAATGCTAATTTTTAAGATatatgtatttaaaatattgttttaaaagaatatttgtCTTAGATTATAAAAAGCCATAAATTTACGTTATAATATTGATATGAAATTATTGGTTCATAAAAAGTCATAAATATTTGTGTCTGagtgattaataaaaataaaaagtttataacatgaactttttttttatactattaatgatgaaaatttattattatcaataaattaatcCATAGTTTTCAAATTAGGTAAAACAAGACACACTCAGTAAGaataaaatttgattatttttaaaaataaaaattatatattaactcATTATAAATTTAACTTATTCGGATCTCGCGTTTAAATGttgtatttataatatattggtGTAAATAGAGTTATAAGATTAGGTAAATTGGGAGGTGGAGATTGgaatttttaatacatgatagAGAACTATTGGATAATTCATGTATTTAGTGATGAACACCCTCATGACAGcaggtaaaaaaaaaagaagaagatgaaagcAAACAAAAATCACAGAAAGTAAACATGGGATGGGAGGCGAGGTTCAGGAACAACGACAAGTGGGAATTTTCTAGGAGTAGAAAGCCCAAAAATTTCCTCCATATTCAAATCCcgtttcttcatatctccagcCAATTTCCACTTAAACCCATGTAAAAGATTTGCCAAACTTGCTTGAATCACCTTTATCCCAAGTGGATACCCAGGGCACATTCTCCTTCCAGCaccaaatggcaacagctcaaAGTCATGTCCTTTAACATCAATCTCTTTACCAAGGAACCTTTCAGGCAAGAACTCATTAGGGCTGTCCCAAATGCTAGGGTCTCTCCCTATTGTCCAAACGTTGACAAGCATACGAGTACCTTGTTGAATGTCGTAACCAGCTATTTGGGTATCTTCTCTACACAGTCTAGGAACCAACATGGGTGCCACTGGGTGCAAACGCATTGTCTCCTTAGCTATTGCATCAATAAATGGTAAATTAGCTATGTCTTTCTCTTCTACCCATCTTTCTCTTCCGATCACCCTGTCTAGTTCTTCTGTTGCCTTGTCGAAAATTTCTGGTTTCTTCAAGAGCTCGGAGATTGCCCACTCTACTGTCACTGCTGAGCTCTCAGTTCCTCCGGCGACCATATCCTAAGGAGTAAGAAAAATATTAGGTCAATACTAAATTAACGCTTG
This sequence is a window from Manihot esculenta cultivar AM560-2 chromosome 4, M.esculenta_v8, whole genome shotgun sequence. Protein-coding genes within it:
- the LOC110613254 gene encoding putative receptor-like protein kinase At1g72540 — translated: MAPSKFFTWKFLLPACFKSENPFPEPKIQASNQITSQRLSLSDLSNPGSPLSVSDLSNSIFNLHVFTLKELQMATHQFSRSNFLGEGGFGTVYKGFISDKLRPGLKAQPVAVKVLDLDGSQGHREWLAEVIFLGQLKHPHLVNLIGYCCEDEHRLLVYEYMERGNLETQLFKRYSAALPWLTRLKIAAGAARGLAFLHGEEKPVIYRDFKASNVLLDSDFNAKLSDFGLATDGPEGDDTHITTRVMGTEGYAAPEYIMTGHLTAMSDVFSFGVVLLELLTGRRSVDKKRPCREQNLVKWARPLLKDYHKLDQIMDPRLEGQYSTEGARKAAALAYQCLSHHCKSRPTMSTVVKTLESLLELNDIPVGPFVFVVPTEGNNKATTEKEIEKESKNECHELKDEHKFEEKEAAEMKDKNCNRNQKGQRHRRRVKSFRSRAVYSDTALYKTSGTSLYSPKRQSKAAERYR